In Hippoglossus stenolepis isolate QCI-W04-F060 chromosome 5, HSTE1.2, whole genome shotgun sequence, one genomic interval encodes:
- the cnot1 gene encoding CCR4-NOT transcription complex subunit 1 isoform X1 encodes MNLDSLSLALSQISYLVDNLIKKNYRASQQEIQHIVNRHGPEADRHLLRCLFSHVDFSGDGKSSGKDFHQTQFLIQECVSLISKPNFISTLCYAIDNPLHYQKSLKPSAHLFTQLSKVLKLSKVQEVIFGLALLNSSNTDLRGFAAQFVKQKLPDLLRSYVDADLGGNQEGGFQDIAIEVLHLLLSHLLFGQKGASGVGQEQIDAFLKTLCRDFPQERCPVVLAPLLYPEKRDILMDRILPDSGELAKTMMESSLSEFMQEVGYGFCASVDECRNIILQYGVREVTASQVARVLGMMARTHSGLTDGIPLQSISAPGSGIWSDGKDKNDGSQAHTWNVEVLIDVVKEVNPSLNFKEVTYELDHAGFSIRDSKGLQIVVYGIQRGLGIEVFPVDLIYRPWKHAEGQLSFIQHSLMSPEVFCFADYPCHNVATDILKAPPEDDNREIATWKSLDLVESLLRLSEVGQYEQVKQLFSFPIKLCPDMLVLALLQISTSWHTLRHELISTLMPIFLGNHPNSAIILHYAWHGQGQSPSIRQLIMHSMAEWYMRGEQYDQAKLSRILDVAQDLKSLSMLLNGTPFAFVIDLAALASRREYLKLDKWLTDKIREHGEPFIQACVTFLKRRCPSIMGGLAPDKDQPKSAQLPPETLATMLACLQSCAGSVSQELSETILTMVANCSNVMNKARQPPPGVMPKGRAPSTSSLDAISPVQVSLSMDPLSGMGSLNLGGTATSHTQSMQGFPTSLSSAFSNPQSPAKAFPPLSNPNPSTPFGGIGSLSSQLPGMDSGPLSTGISSSIGASLGMPTVSTDPFGTRKMSTPGLNPPTFQQTDLSQVWPEANQHFSKEIDDEANSYFQRIYNHPPHPTMSVDEVLEMLQRFKDSTIKREREVFNCMLRNLFEEYRFFPQYPDKELHITACLFGGIIEKGLVTYMALGLALRYVLEALRKPYGSKMYYFGIAALDRFKNRLKDYPQYCQHLASIAHFLQFPHHLQECVQYIEYGQQSRDPPVKMQGSITTPGSLALAQVQAQSQSQPPGGPKAPQPGPPSTLVTPSTTTTTAAKTTTITRPTPSTFKKDVPPSINTTNIDTLLVATDQNERIVEPPENVQEKIAFIFNNLSQSNMTQKVEELKETVKDEFMPWVSQYLVMKRVSIEPNFHSLYSNFLDTLKNPEFVKMVLNETYRNIKVLLTSDKAAANFSDRSLLKNLGHWLGMITLAKNKPILYTDLEVKSLLLEAYVKGQQELLYVVPFVAKVLESSLRSMVFRPQNPWTMAIMNVLAELHQEHDLKLNLKFEIEVLCKNLSLDINDLKPGTLLKDKDKLKCLEEQLSAPKKEAKPPEELLPVSTTVFCPTGDFVPFAAPPSTPAATTTACTTTGPPTPQFSYHDINVYALAGLAPHININVNIPLLQAHPQLKQCVRQSVERAVQELVHPVVDRSIKIAMTTCEQIIRKDFALDSEESRMRVAAHHMMRNLTAGMAMITCREPLLMSIATNLKNSFAAALRAPTPQQREMMEEAAARIAQDNCELACCFIQKTAVEKAGPEMDKRLATEFELRKHARQEGRRYCDPVVLTYQAERMPEQIRLKVGGVDPKQLAVYEEFARNVPGFLPSNDLSQPTGFLAQPMKQQAWATDDVAQIYDKCMADLEQHLHAIPPALAMNPLTQSLRSLLEAVALARNSRDGIAALGLLQKAVEGLLDATSGADADLLLRYRECHLLVLKALQDGRAYGPQWCNKQITRCLIECRDEYKYNVEAVELLIRNHLVNMQQYDLHLAQSMENGLHYMAVAFAMQLVKLLLVDERSVSHVTEADLFHTIETLMRTCAHSRANAPEGLPQLMDVVRSNYEAMIDRAHGGPNFMMHSGISQASEYDDPPGLREKAEYLLREWVNLYHSAAAGRDSTKAFSAFVGQMHGQGILKTDDLITRFFRLCTEMCVEISYRAQAEQQHNPAASAAIIRAKCYHNLDAFVRLIALLVKHSGEATNTVTKINLLNKVLGIVVGVLIQDHDVRQTEFQQLPYHRIFIMLLLELNAPEHVLETINFQTLTAFCNTFHILRPTKAPGFVYAWLELISHRIFIARMLAHTPQQKGWPMYAQLLIDLFKYLAPFLRNVELNKPMQILYKGTLRVLLVLLHDFPEFLCDYHYGFCDVIPPNCIQLRNLILSAFPRNMRLPDPFTPNLKVDMLSEINIAPRILTNFTGVMPSQFKKDLDSYLKTRSPVTFLSELRSNLQVSNEPGNRYNIQLINALVLYVGTQAIAHIHNKGSTPSMSTITHSAHMDIFQNLAVDLDTEGRYLFLNAIANQLRYPNSHTHYFSCTMLYLFAEANTEAIQEQITRVLLERLIVNRPHPWGLLITFIELIKNPAFKFWSHDFVHCAPEIEKLFQSVAQCCMGQKQAQQVMEGTSAS; translated from the exons GTTATATTTGGACTTGCTTTGCTCAATTCCAGCAACACAGACCTTCGCGGCTTTG cTGCACAGTTCGTCAAGCAGAAACTTCCAGATCTCCTGCGGTCATACGTTGACGCTGATCTCGGAGGAAACCAGGAAGGTGGCTTCCAAGACATTGCCATAGAGGTCTTGCACCTACTGCTCTCCCATCTTCTGTTTGGCCAGAAGGGAGCCAGTGGGGTAGGGCAAGAGCAGATTGACGCCTTCCTCAAGACACTTTGCCGAG ATTTCCCCCAGGAGCGCTGCCCTGTGGTGCTCGCACCACTGCTGTACCCTGAAAAACGGGACATTCTCATGGACAGGATCCTACCAGACTCGGGGGAGTTGGCTAAGACCATGATGGAGAGTTCTCTCTCAGAATTCATGCAAGAAGTTGGCTATGGCTTCTGTGCAAG TGTGGATGAGTGCAGAAATATAATCCTCCAATatggggtgagagaggtgaCGGCCAGCCAGGTAGCCAGGGTCCTAGGCATGATGGCTCGCACCCACTCTGGCCTAACTGATGGCATCCCCCTACAG TCCATCTCTGCTCCAGGTAGTGGTATCTGGAGTGATGGTAAGGATAAGAACGACGGCTCGCAGGCCCACACGTGGAATGTCGAGGTTCTCATCGACGTTGTCAAAGAAGTT AATCCCAGCCTTAACTTCAAAGAGGTGACGTACGAACTGGACCACGCAGGGTTTTCAATCCGTGACAGTAAAGGCCTGCAAATTGTGGTGTACGGCATTCAGAGGGGATTGGGCATTGAGGTGTTCCCTGTCGATCTCATCTATCGGCCATGGAAACACGCAGAGGGACAG ctGTCGTTCATTCAACACTCCTTGATGagtccagaagtgttttgttttgctgactACCCCTGTCACAATGTGGCCACGGACATCCTTAAGGCACCACCAGAGGATGACAACCGGGAGATTGCCACATG GAAAAGTCTGGACCTGGTTGAGAGCCTGCTCAGGCTGTCCGAGGTGGGCCAGTACGAGCAGGTGAAGCAGTTGTTCAGCTTCCCAATCAAACTCTGCCCCGACATGTTGGTGTTGGCATTACTGCAGATCTCCACCTCCTGGCACACACTGCGCCATGAGCTCATCTCGACCCTAATGCCCATCTTTCTGGGCAACCACCCCAACTCTGCCATTATCCTGCACTACGCCTGGCATGGACAG GGACAGTCTCCATCCATCCGTCAGTTAATAATGCATTCGATGGCTGAGTGGTACATGAGAGGGGAGCAGTATGACCAAGCCAAGCTGTCTCGCATCCTGGACGTGGCCCAGGACTTGAAG tctCTATCGATGCTGCTGAATGGTACTCCATTTGCCTTTGTTATTGACCTCGCTGCACTTGCCTCGCGCCGTGAATACCTCAAACTTGATAAATGGCTGACTGACAAAATCAGAGAGCATGGG GAACCGTTTATCCAGGCGTGTGTGACATTCCTAAAGAGGCGCTGCCCATCCATTATGGGGGGTCTGGCCCCTGATAAGGACCAGCCCAAAAGTGCCCAGCTTCCGCCTGAGACCTTAGCCACAATGCTGGCCTGCCTGCAGTCCTGTGCTGG GAGTGTGTCCCAGGAGTTGTCGGAGACTATCCTCACGATGGTCGCCAACTGCAGCAATGTGATGAATAAAGCTCGGCAGCCACCACCAGGGGTGATGCCCAAGGGACGTGCCCCCAGCACCAGCAGCCTGGATGCCATCTCACCTGTACAGGTATCTTTAAGT ATGGACCCTCTATCTGGCATGGGTTCCTTGAACTTAGGGGGCACAGccacctcacacactcagagcaTGCAAGGTTTCCCCACCTCACTGAGTTCAGCTTTTAGTAATCCCCAGTCCCCAGCTAAGGCCTTCCCCCCACTGTCCAACCCCAACCCCAGCACACCATTTGGGGGAATTGGCAGTCTGTCCTCACAGCTCCCTGGTATGGACTCTG GTCCCTTGAGCACAGGCATCAGCTCTAGCATTGGCGCTAGCCTGGGGATGCCAACTGTAAGCACTGACCCGTTTGGCACCAGGAAGATGAGCACACCAGGCTTGAATCCACCTACCTTTCAGCAGA CTGACCTTTCTCAGGTGTGGCCCGAGGCAAACCAGCACTTTAGCAAAGAGATAGACGATGAGGCAAACAGTTACTTCCAGCGCATCTACAACCACCCACCTCACCCGACCATGTCCGTGGATGAA GTACTCGAGATGCTGCAGAGGTTCAAGGATTCAACCATCAAGCGGGAGCGAGAGGTCTTCAACTGCATGCTTCGGAACTTGTTTGAGGAATACCGGTTCTTCCCCCAGTACCCAGACAAGGAGCTGCACATCACTGCCTGCCTTTTTGGTGGAATTATCGAGAAGGGTCTCGTCACCTACATGGCCCTTGGCTTAGCCCTCCGATATGTCCTTGAAGCCTTAAGAAAACCCTATGGATCCAAAATGTATTACTTTGGAATAGCTGCCCTAGATAGGTTCAAAAACAG ACTAAAGGACTATCCTCAGTATTGTCAACACTTGGCTTCAATTGCCCACTTCTTGCAGTTTCCCCACCATTTACAAGAG TGTGTGCAGTATATCGAGTATGGCCAACAGTCACGGGACCCTCCGGTGAAGATGCAAGGCTCCATCACCACACCTGGTAGTCTGGCACTGGCACAAGTTCAAGCCCAGTCCCAATCGCAGCCACCTGGTGGCCCTAAAGCCCCACAACCAGGTCCGCCCAGCACCCTCGTCACCCCCTCCACGactacaaccacagcagcaAAGACCACCACAATTACAAGACCAACGCCCAGCACCTTCAAGAAGGATGTGCCG CCCTCCATAAACACTACCAACATTGACACACTGCTGGTGGCGACTGACCAAAACGAAAGAATTGTAGagcctccagagaatgtccaggAGAAGATCGCTTTTATCTTCAACAACCTGTCCCAGTCCAACATGACACAGAAG GTGGAGGAGTTGAAAGAGACTGTGAAGGATGAGTTTAtgccctgggtgtctcagtaCCTCGTGATGAAGCGTGTCAGCATTGAGCCCAACTTCCACAGTCTGTACTCCAACTTTCTGGACACTCTCAAGAACCCAGAGTTTGTCAAGATGGTCCTCAATGAGACTTACAGGAACATCAAG GTGCTCTTGACCTCGGACAAGGCAGCTGCCAATTTCTCTGATCGCTCCCTGCTGAAGAATCTGGGCCACTGGTTGGGGATGATAACACTGGCTAAGAACAAGCCCATCCTCTATACA GATCTGGAAGTCAAGTCTCTGCTACTAGAAGCCTACGTGAAAGGCCAGCAGGAATTACTCTATGTGGTTCCCTTTGTGGCGAAGGTTTTGGAATCTAGTCTGCGGAGCATG GTTTTCAGGCCCCAGAATCCCTGGACTATGGCCATCATGAATGTCCTTGCTGAGCTTCATCAGGAACATGACCTCAAG cttaaCTTAAAGTTTGAAATTGAAGTTCTGTGTAAGAACTTGTCTCTGGACATAAATGACCTGAAGCCTGGAACCCTCCTGAAGGACAAGGACAAGCTGAAGTGTCTAGAGGAGCAACTTTCTGCACCAAAGAAGGAGGCAAAACCCCCAGAGGAGTTGCTACCAGTCTCTACCACAG TCTTTTGTCCAACAGGGGACTTTGTCCCATTCGCAGCTCCTCCCTCAACCCCAGCTGCCACCACCACCGCCTGCACAACCACTGGGCCCCCGACCCCACAGTTCAGTTACCATGACATCAATGTGTACGCCTTGGCTGGCCTGGCTCCACACATCAATATAAATGTCAAT ATCCCTCTGCTACAGGCCCATCCTCAGTTGAAGCAGTGTGTACGGCAATCAGTAGAGCGAGCCGTCCAGGAGCTAGTGCATCCTGTGGTTGATCGCTCTATTAAAATTGCTATGACAACCTGTGAGCAGATCATCAGGAAGGACTTTGCCCTGGATTCAGAGGAGTCCCGCATGCGGGTCGCTGCCCATCATATGATGAGAAACCTGACCGCTGGCATGGCCATGATCACCTGCCGCGAGCCGCTGCTCATGAGCATCGCCACCAACCTGAAGAACAgttttgctgctgctctcagg GCACCAACCCCACAACAAAGGGAAATGATGGAAGAGGCTGCTGCTCGGATCGCTCAAGACAACTGTGAATTAGCTTGTTGTTTCATTCAGAAAACGGCTGTGGAGAAGGCTGGTCCTGAAATGGACAAGAGACTGGCCACG GAGTTTGAGCTGAGGAAGCACGCACGCCAGGAGGGACGGCGTTATTGTGATCCGGTTGTCCTGACTTACCAAGCTGAACGTATGCCCGAGCAGATAAGACTCAAG GTGGGAGGAGTGGACCCGAAGCAACTGGCTGTGTATGAGGAGTTTGCCAGAAATGTTCCCGGTTTCCTCCCCAGTAATGATCTCTCACAACCCACTGGCTTCCTGGCTCAGCCCATGAAG caacagGCATGGGCCACAGACGATGTGGCTCAGATCTACGATAAGTGCATGGCAGACTTAGAGCAACATCTTCATGCTATCCCCCCCGCCCTCGCCATGAACCCCTTGACCCAGTCCCTGCGCAGCCTGCTGGAGGCAGTGGCTTTGGCACGGAACTCCAGGGACGGCATCGCCGCACTTGGCCTCCTGCAGAAG GCTGTTGAAGGTCTTCTAGATGCCACTAGTGGGGCTGATGCCGACCTGCTGCTCCGCTACAGAGAGTGCCACCTGCTGGTGCTCAAAGCCCTGCAGGACGGACGTGCCTATGGACCACAGTGGTGCAATAAGCAGATCACCAG GTGTCTGATAGAATGCCGTGATGAGTACAAATACAACGTAGAAGCTGTTGAGCTTCTGATCAGGAACCATCTTGTGAATATGCAGCAGTATGACTTACACCTGGCACAG tcTATGGAAAATGGATTGCACTACATGGCAGTTGCGTTCGCCATGCAGTtagtgaagctgctgctcgtAGATGAACGCAGTGTCAGCCATGTCACAGAGGCTGACCTCTTCCACACCATTGAGACTTTGATGAGGACTTGTGCACACTCCAGAGCCAACGCACCTGAGGG tcttccccagcTCATGGATGTTGTCCGCTCCAATTACGAAGCCATGATTGACCGGGCCCACGGTGGACCCAACTTTATGATGCACTCTGGGATTTCACAGGCTTCAGAATACGACGATCCCCCAGGCCTGAGGGAGAAGGCGGAGTACCTCTTGAGGGAATGGGTGAACCTGTatcactcagctgctgctggcaGGGACAGTACCAAAGCATTCTCTGCCTTTGTTGGCCAG ATGCACGGACAGGGAATCTTAAAGACTGATGACCTGATCACAAGGTTCTTTCGGCTGtgcacagaaatgtgtgtggAGATCAGCTATCGGGCAcaagctgagcagcagcacaaccCAGCAGCCAGCGCAGCCATCATCAGAGCCAAGTGTTACCACAACCTGGATGCCTTTGTGAGGCTGATAGCCCTGCTGGTCAAACACTCTGGAGAGGCCACCAACACAGTGACAAAGATCAACCTCCTCAACAAG GTGCTGGGTATCGTTGTTGGGGTGTTGATCCAGGACCATGATGTCCGTCAGACAGAATTCCAACAGCTGCCATACCACCGCATTTTCATCATGCTGCTGTTGGAGCTCAATGCTCCTGAACACGTCCTTGAGACCATCAACTTCCAGACACTCACTGCCTTCTG CAATACCTTCCACATCCTGAGACCCACCAAGGCCCCTGGCTTTGTGTACGCCTGGCTGGAACTCATCTCCCATCGCATCTTCATTGCCAGAATGCTCGCGCACACACCACAGCAGAAG GGTTGGCCCATGTACGCACAGCTGCTGATTGATCTCTTCAAGTACCTGGCACCTTTCCTGAGGAATGTAGAACTCAACAAACCTATGCAAATCCTCTACAAG GGTACACTGCGAGTGCTCCTGGTCCTGCTGCACGACTTCCCAGAGTTCCTGTGTGACTATCACTACGGCTTCTGTGACGTTATTCCACCCAACTGCATCCAGCTCCGCAACCTCATCCTCAGTGCCTTCCCACGCAACATGAGGCTCCCGGACCCGTTCACACCCAATCTCAAG GTGGACATGCTGAGTGAGATCAACATCGCTCCCCGTATCCTCACCAACTTCACGGGCGTCATGCCTTCCCAGTTCAAGAAGGACCTGGACTCGTATCTGAAGACCCGATCACCAGTCACTTTCCTCTCAGAGCTGCGCAGCAACCTGCAG GTGTCCAATGAGCCAGGAAATCGCTACAACATCCAGCTGATCAATGCTCTCGTGCTGTACGTAGGCACACAGGCCATCGCTCACATCCACAACAAGGGCAGCACGCCCTCCATGAGCACCATCACTCACTCTGCACACATGGACATCTTCCAGAACCTGGCCGTGGACCTGGACACTGAGG GGCGTTACCTGTTCTTGAACGCGATCGCAAATCAGCTGCGTTACCCCAACAGTCACACCCACTACTTCAGCTGCACCATGCTCTACCTGTTTGCTGAAGCCAACACAGAGGCCATCCAAGAGCAGATCACCAG GGTTCTGCTGGAGAGGCTGATCGTGAACAGGCCTCACCCCTGGGGTCTCCTCATCACCTTCATCGAGCTGATCAAGAATCCTGCCTTCAAGTTCTGGAGCCACGACTTTGTGCACTGTGCCCCTGAGATTGAAAA GCTGTTCCAGTCCGTAGCCCAGTGCTGCATGGGACAGAAGCAGGCCCAGCAGGTGATGGAAGGCACCAGTGCCAGCTAG